From a region of the Trichoderma atroviride chromosome 6, complete sequence genome:
- a CDS encoding uncharacterized protein (EggNog:ENOG41~SECRETED:SignalP(1-19)) — protein MQFTTFVALFASLAVAAPASEVVERDGINGPCSAGVTNNIPQCCGAGVLDLLYLDCETPRTVSSALNPLKNICATVGLQAKCCTLGIAGLGVLCQDALPL, from the exons ATGCAATTCACCACCTTCGTCGCCCTTTTCGCCTCTCTGGCCGTTGCCGCGCCTGCTTCTGAGGTCGTCGAGCGTGATGGCATCAACGGGCCTTGCTCTGCTGGTGTCACCAACAACATCCCCCAGTGCTGCGGTGCTGGTGTCCTCGACCTTCTCTACCTGGACTGCGAGACTC CTCGAACGGTTTCCTCTGCCCTCAACCCATTGAAAAACATCTGCGCCACGGTCGGTCTCCAGGCCAAGTGCTGCACCCTTGGCATT GCTGGTCTCGGTGTTTTGTGCCAGGATGCTCTTCCCCTGTAA